DNA sequence from the Euzebyales bacterium genome:
ACGAATGGGGTGGATCATTGCCCGATACCGCTGAGATGCGGCACGGTGGGAGCCAGACGCTCCTCTCGCGACGGCAGATCCTGACCGGGACCTCCGTCGGCATCGGTGCGACCCTGCTGTTCCATCATACGGCTCGCAACCGGGTCGATCTGCCACCCTCGCCACGGCCGACACCGCCGCCATCGGTGGCCGCACCTCCGAGGTCGCCGGCGGAGGCCGCGGGGGCGACGGGAGGCGCAGCCGAAGGTGGCGCCGCGACGCAGGCACCATCGATGCCGGCCGTCGCCGCCACCCCGACGGCGATCCACCGGTCGCAGCTGTCCGACCGGGGCCAGCCCCGCGCCGTCGCCAAGGGCGCGCGTGGCGTCCTGGTGATGGGGATGTCCGACGACGGGGAGCCGCTGGGCTGGCTCACCGACGACGGCCGGCAGTGGGTCGAGCACACCCTCGGCGCGGCCGAGCATCAGACCCCCGAGGTCTGGGGTGTGGCCAGCTACGGCGGTGACTACGTGGCGGTCGGCGCGACGGTCGAGCGCGTGGTTCGGCGCATCGCCGAGAGCGGGATCGTCCCAGGGCCCGACACGCAGGTGACGTACATCAGTGGACGCCGCGCACCGACCGTGTGGTGGACGTCCGACTGTGTGAGCTGGTCCGGTCAGTCGTTCGAGGACGTCGTCGGCCCGCACGCGGACCTGATCGCCGTCGCCTGTGACGGAGACCGCCTGGTCGCCGTGGGCGGCATCCTCGATCACGACGGTGCCCAGACCACGCGGGGGCTGGTGCTGACGTCGACAGACGGCACGACCTGGCGGCGGGTGGACATCGACGACGACGACGCGGCGTTCAACGAGGGCGCGTTCACAGGGATCGCCGTGGGCGACGACGCCTGGTACGCGACCAGCGTCGACATCGAGGGCGGCGCCGTGTGGACGTCACCGGACGGCGAGCGCTGGACGGTCGTCGACGGTTCGCGGGACGCGTTCCGCGGGCTGACCCTGCAGGGCATCGGCGTCGACCGGGGACGCCTGCTGGTGGCGGGCGCCGGTCTGTTCGATCCCGAGCCGCACTACTTCGTTTCCCGCAACGGCGGTCGGAGCTGGCGCCGGGCGCGGCTGGACCTCGCGATGCTGGCCGGCTCCGATGCACTCGTCACCGACCTGGCCGTCATCGCCGGAGACATCGTCGTGGTCGGCACGCACCGTGGTGCACCCGTGCTCGAGGGCGGGACGCTGTATGTCGGCGACTGAGCGTGTCTACCGCACGATCGGAGGCGTGCCGCTGCGGTACGTCAGGGTGTCGCCGGCGCTGACGACCGTCTACATCCGATCGACGTCGGAGTTCGAGCACAAGCTGGACCACTTCTCCTACAGCCTCGCGAGCGCTGCGCCGGCATGGTACGGACCACTGCGGTGGATCGCGACGGCGGGTGCGTACGTGCCCAAGCCCGGCTACCACGGTCTCGGCCGTGCGTTCGACCTCGACATCGTCCGCTGGAAGAACGCGGCGTGCCGACCCATCCACGGGCATCACAACTCCACGAGGGCGCGCCGTCGACGCTACGTCGGGGTCGACGCGCTGGCCCGTCGCTGGTTCAAGTACGTGCTCGACGCCAGCTACAACTCGGCGCACCGCGACCACATCCACGTCGACGACGGCGGCGGCGCGCTGGTGTTCAACCTCAACTACCGCTCCGACACCGTGTTCGTGCAGCGCGCCGCGAACGTCATGATGGGCGCGGGGCTGGCGATCGACGGCATCTACGGACCGCTGACGCACAGAGCGTTCCGCCGCATGAAGGAGCGGATGGACATCCCGCACCGGGTGTCGTCGAGTCCCCGCATCTATCGGCGCTTCCTGTGGCGCCTGGCGGTGATGGCACTGCGCAACAAGCGCGTGTGATCAGGACCGTATGACGTCCAGTGTCGCGAACACCACCAGGTTGTCGGTGTAGCTGCCCGCCTCGCGGTCGAACGCACCTCCGCAGGTGACCAGGCGCAGCGTCGGCTCGGGTGTGGGAAAGTACACGTCGTCGGTGGGGAAGCGCGTCTTGCGGTGCTGTTCGAGGCGGTCGACGGTGAAGACCGCCACCGATCTGTCGGCGCGCCTGACGAGGATCTCGTCGCCGGGCCGCAGCCGGCTCAGGCGGTGGAACACGGCGGGCCCGGTCTTCGAGTCGACGTGACCCAGGATGACGGCCGCCCCGAGCTCGCCCGGTCGAGGACCGCCGCGGTACCAGCCCGCCCGCTGCCAGTCCCGCGGTGTCTGGATCGCGCCGTCGTCGGCGAGGTCCAGCCGTTCCAGGTCGCTGGCGATCCCCACGCTCGGCAGCCGCACACGCACCGGGGCCGTCCGCGCCTGCGAGCCATCCGGTGCGTAGTCGCGCAGGTCCGCTGCGACGCGTACCGCCGGATCGGGCTCCTCCCGCGCCTCGGCCCAACTGTCGAAGTAGCTGACCGTCCTGTCGAACGTCGCCTCCGGGACCCTGCCCAGTTGGGCGCAGCCGCTCAGCAGGACGACCAGGACGGCCAGTGCGGCGAACCGGCGGGTTGCCCCGAGGCCGGGCCTCATGACGAGTCGGACGCCATCCCGCCGCCGCCGGTCGCGGCACCGCCGCGGGGGAGGCCGTCGCGGACCGCCGCGCCCAGCGACCGCCCGAGCCGCGTCGCCGCACCGTTCATGTGGACGTAGGCGTCGTAGGCGGTCTCGTGGGCGCGCTCGTAGTCGGTGGTGACGAAGGCCGAGATCTGGTCGAGCATCTGGTACTGGTGGGTCGTCATGGCCGTGCGCATCATACGGGGCGCCACGCGGCCGTTCGTGGCACGCGCCAACGCGGGACCGAAGCTGCGCATCGTGGCGTCGAGCTTGCGCTGGAGCCGGGTGCGCTCGGCGACGTCGTCCTCGGCGACGGCCACGGTGTACTGCATCAGCAGATCGATGTGGCGGACCCAGCGGCCGTTGAAGCGCGCCGCCCGCTGCGGGCCGAGCAGCGTCCGCATGGCCCGCGTGACCTCGGTCGTGTTGTCGTCCAGCGCCGCGGCGGCGGCGCCGAACTCCGGAGAGCCGTTGGCGCCGGCACGGATGACGTCGATCGACAGTTCGACGTGCTCGTCGAGCAGCAGCGCCACCGACGACGCGATCTCCTCGCGGGGCGTGGTCGAGAGGTGGCGCGGGTCCTTGCCGGCGGCCGCGGCGGCGATCGCCGCACCCAGCGGGTACATGTTGGCGAACGCCTCGCGCTCCAGCTCGTACGCCTGTGCGAAGTCGTGCTCCCCGTACGCGTCGATCTGGAACAGCAGCAGATCGACCTGCATCTGCAGCTTCGCGGCGGCGAGGTCGATGCCCAGGCGGCCGCCGGTCGCGTCGTCGAGCAGGGCCGACTGCGACGCCACCGACTCGGTGAGCCTGTGGCGCGCCTCGTCGAGGGCCGCGTCGTCGCCGTCGCGGACCGCCGCCGCGTAGCTGAACAGGTGCCCCGTCTGCTGCTCCCACAGCGCCGCGAAGCGGCCCGCCAGCTGCTCGCCGATCGCCGGCTGCAACGTCGTGCGCAGGTCCTCGGTGTTGCGCACCAGCACCGCGTTGGCGGTCTCGACGAACTCGGGGTCGCCGGACACGGTGGCGCGCATGAAGCGGACGCTCAGAGTCGCGTGATGCGCCAGGTGCGCCTGCAGATGCGACCGCAGCTCGCGACGCTGCGCGCCGGTGGCGCCGTCGCGGGCGAACACCACGCTGGCCTCCGCCCACGGGTTGGCCGACGTGTCCCTGCGCAGCAGGCGGTCCAGGACGCCCGTCTCGCCGGTGACCATCGGGACGACGACGGCGATGAGGGCGAGGATCAGCAGGATCCGGACGATGACACCGGCGGTCGCGAGGAGCCGCGTCTTGTCGCCGTCGCCGCGTCCCACCGTTGACCGTCCTCCCCG
Encoded proteins:
- a CDS encoding class F sortase, whose amino-acid sequence is MRPGLGATRRFAALAVLVVLLSGCAQLGRVPEATFDRTVSYFDSWAEAREEPDPAVRVAADLRDYAPDGSQARTAPVRVRLPSVGIASDLERLDLADDGAIQTPRDWQRAGWYRGGPRPGELGAAVILGHVDSKTGPAVFHRLSRLRPGDEILVRRADRSVAVFTVDRLEQHRKTRFPTDDVYFPTPEPTLRLVTCGGAFDREAGSYTDNLVVFATLDVIRS
- a CDS encoding extensin family protein, whose product is MSATERVYRTIGGVPLRYVRVSPALTTVYIRSTSEFEHKLDHFSYSLASAAPAWYGPLRWIATAGAYVPKPGYHGLGRAFDLDIVRWKNAACRPIHGHHNSTRARRRRYVGVDALARRWFKYVLDASYNSAHRDHIHVDDGGGALVFNLNYRSDTVFVQRAANVMMGAGLAIDGIYGPLTHRAFRRMKERMDIPHRVSSSPRIYRRFLWRLAVMALRNKRV